Proteins co-encoded in one Pseudarthrobacter chlorophenolicus A6 genomic window:
- a CDS encoding glucose-6-phosphate isomerase: MSTLSYEATGAAQQALEQHLPALVEDRIATRIFAKDHTLWGPDAESESAIRLGWVEAATVSQPLVKDILELRDALRAEGVTRIALCGMGGSSLAPEVIAGTAGVELTVLDSTDPDQVRAALADRLAETAIVVSSKSGSTVETDSQRRVFEKAFNDAGIDANSRIIIVTDPGSPLDKASREAGYRAVFNADPNVGGRFSALTAFGLVPSGLAGVDIQAFLDEAEEAAEVLNDDAPENIGLALGTALGGTSPLRNKIVIAEDGSGIVGFADWAEQLIAESTGKLGTGVLPVVAGPGSPEANSGAKDVLVVRLVAADADVELGENEVAIAGGLAAQMMVWEFATAVAGRLLGINPFDQPDVEAAKVAARGLLDAQPEPTPAAFVDGSIEVRGGEWLGGASTAAEAVSALLDTLQPDSYLSVQAYFDRLAFAQLEGVRDEFAAVTGRPVTFGWGPRYLHSTGQFHKGGPAIGVFLQVTAASTDDLAIPERPFTFGELISAQAAGDAQVLEEHGRPVLRLHLTNRAAGVAQLQDIVSALSARASATES; the protein is encoded by the coding sequence ATGAGCACACTCAGCTACGAAGCCACCGGTGCCGCGCAGCAGGCACTCGAACAGCACCTTCCCGCCCTCGTCGAGGACAGGATTGCCACCCGGATCTTTGCGAAGGACCACACCCTCTGGGGCCCCGACGCCGAGTCGGAGTCCGCAATCCGCCTCGGCTGGGTCGAGGCTGCAACGGTCTCCCAGCCGCTGGTGAAGGACATCCTGGAACTGCGCGACGCCCTCCGGGCCGAGGGAGTCACCCGCATTGCCCTGTGCGGCATGGGCGGGTCCTCGCTGGCCCCCGAGGTCATCGCCGGCACCGCCGGCGTCGAGCTGACTGTGCTGGACAGCACGGACCCTGACCAGGTCCGTGCCGCCCTGGCGGACCGCCTGGCGGAAACCGCCATCGTGGTCTCCTCCAAGTCGGGTTCCACCGTTGAAACCGACTCCCAGCGGCGCGTCTTCGAGAAGGCGTTCAACGACGCCGGCATCGACGCCAACAGCCGGATCATCATCGTCACGGATCCCGGCTCGCCCCTGGACAAGGCATCCCGTGAAGCCGGCTACCGCGCCGTCTTCAACGCCGACCCCAACGTTGGCGGCCGTTTCTCCGCACTGACCGCGTTCGGCCTGGTGCCCTCCGGCCTGGCCGGCGTGGACATCCAGGCGTTCCTTGACGAGGCTGAAGAAGCTGCCGAGGTCCTGAACGACGACGCACCCGAGAACATCGGGCTGGCCCTCGGAACCGCGCTGGGCGGCACCAGCCCGCTGCGCAACAAGATCGTCATTGCCGAGGACGGCTCCGGCATCGTGGGCTTCGCCGACTGGGCCGAGCAGCTCATCGCCGAATCAACCGGCAAGCTCGGCACCGGGGTGCTGCCCGTCGTGGCGGGTCCCGGCTCCCCCGAGGCCAACTCCGGCGCGAAGGACGTCCTCGTGGTCCGCCTCGTGGCCGCGGATGCCGACGTCGAACTCGGTGAAAACGAAGTTGCCATCGCGGGCGGCCTCGCCGCCCAGATGATGGTCTGGGAGTTCGCGACCGCTGTGGCCGGCAGGCTCCTGGGCATCAACCCGTTCGACCAGCCCGACGTGGAAGCCGCCAAGGTTGCGGCCCGCGGCCTGCTGGACGCACAGCCCGAACCCACTCCGGCAGCGTTCGTCGATGGTTCCATCGAAGTCCGCGGCGGGGAATGGCTAGGCGGCGCATCAACGGCTGCGGAAGCTGTCAGCGCACTGTTGGATACCCTCCAGCCGGACAGCTACCTCAGCGTCCAGGCCTACTTTGACCGGCTGGCTTTCGCGCAGCTCGAAGGAGTCCGGGACGAGTTCGCAGCTGTGACGGGACGGCCCGTCACGTTCGGCTGGGGGCCGCGGTACCTGCACTCAACCGGCCAGTTCCACAAGGGCGGCCCCGCCATCGGCGTGTTCCTCCAGGTGACGGCTGCTTCCACGGATGACCTTGCCATCCCCGAGCGTCCCTTCACCTTCGGCGAACTTATTTCCGCCCAGGCTGCCGGCGACGCCCAGGTACTCGAGGAACACGGCCGCCCCGTGCTCCGCCTGCACCTGACCAACCGAGCCGCCGGCGTGGCACAGCTGCAGGACATTGTTTCTGCACTGTCCGCCCGGGCATCCGCAACCGAAAGCTAA
- the zwf gene encoding glucose-6-phosphate dehydrogenase encodes MPETEYGRTSGARSGKSGRNPLRDPRDRRLNRIAGPSSLVLFGVTGDLARKKLMPAVYDLANRGLLPPSFALVGFARREWDKEDFAAEVKASVQAHARTPFDEAVWNQLSEGIRFVQGEFDDDAAFERLGETIKELDDVRGTRGNHAFYLSIPPKAFEQVCRQLSKHGLAQADGDKWRRVVIEKPFGHDLQSARQLNDIVESVFPPDAVFRIDHYLGKETVQNILALRFANQLFEPLWNANYVDHVQITMAEDIGTGGRAGYYDGVGAARDVIQNHLLQLLALTAMEEPISFNADDLRAEKEKVLAAVKLPEDLSTHSARGQFSGGWQGGEQVQGYLEEEGIPADSTTETYAAVRVDIHTRRWSGVPFYLRAGKRLGRRVTEIAVVFKRAPNLLFRDHGEDDFGQNAVVIRVQPDEGVTIRFGSKVPGTQMEVRDVTMDFGYGHSFTESSPEAYERLILDVLLGEPPLFPRHEEVELSWKILDPFEEYWAQLDEQPEPYAPGSWGPASADELLARDGRTWRRP; translated from the coding sequence ATGCCAGAAACTGAATACGGCAGGACTTCCGGAGCACGTTCCGGAAAGTCCGGCCGGAATCCACTGCGGGATCCGCGTGACCGCCGGTTGAACCGGATTGCCGGTCCGTCGTCACTGGTGCTCTTCGGGGTGACCGGCGACCTCGCCCGGAAGAAACTGATGCCCGCCGTGTACGACCTCGCCAACCGGGGGCTGCTGCCACCGAGTTTCGCGTTGGTCGGATTCGCTCGCCGTGAGTGGGACAAGGAGGACTTCGCCGCTGAGGTGAAGGCCTCGGTCCAGGCCCACGCACGGACCCCCTTCGATGAAGCGGTCTGGAACCAGCTCTCCGAGGGCATCCGGTTCGTCCAGGGTGAATTCGACGACGACGCTGCCTTCGAGCGGCTCGGCGAAACGATCAAGGAACTCGATGATGTCCGCGGGACCCGCGGGAACCACGCGTTCTATCTGTCGATTCCGCCGAAAGCCTTTGAGCAGGTCTGCCGGCAGCTGTCCAAGCACGGGCTTGCACAGGCCGACGGCGACAAGTGGCGGCGCGTGGTCATCGAAAAACCGTTCGGCCACGACCTCCAGTCCGCCCGTCAGCTGAACGACATCGTCGAATCGGTCTTCCCGCCGGATGCGGTGTTCCGGATCGACCACTACCTGGGTAAGGAAACGGTCCAGAACATCCTGGCGCTCCGTTTCGCCAACCAGCTGTTCGAGCCGCTGTGGAACGCAAACTACGTGGACCACGTCCAGATCACCATGGCCGAGGACATCGGTACCGGCGGCCGTGCCGGGTACTACGACGGCGTGGGTGCAGCCCGCGACGTCATCCAGAACCACCTCCTCCAGCTGCTGGCGCTCACAGCGATGGAGGAGCCCATTTCCTTCAACGCCGATGACCTGCGCGCGGAGAAGGAAAAGGTGCTGGCAGCGGTCAAGCTCCCCGAGGACCTGTCCACCCATTCCGCGCGGGGGCAGTTCTCCGGCGGCTGGCAGGGCGGCGAGCAGGTCCAGGGCTACCTGGAGGAAGAGGGCATCCCCGCGGACTCCACCACCGAGACCTACGCCGCGGTACGGGTGGACATCCACACGCGCCGGTGGTCAGGAGTTCCGTTCTACCTGCGTGCCGGTAAACGCCTGGGCCGGCGGGTCACGGAGATCGCAGTGGTGTTCAAGCGCGCCCCCAACCTGCTGTTCCGTGACCACGGTGAGGACGACTTCGGGCAAAACGCGGTGGTCATCCGCGTACAGCCCGACGAGGGCGTCACCATCCGGTTCGGGTCCAAGGTCCCGGGCACCCAGATGGAAGTCCGGGATGTCACGATGGACTTCGGCTACGGCCACTCGTTCACCGAATCCTCCCCCGAGGCCTACGAGCGCCTGATCCTGGACGTGCTCCTGGGTGAGCCGCCGCTGTTCCCCCGGCATGAGGAAGTGGAACTGTCCTGGAAGATCCTTGACCCGTTCGAGGAATACTGGGCGCAGCTGGACGAACAGCCCGAACCCTACGCCCCGGGATCCTGGGGCCCTGCCTCGGCGGATGAGCTGCTGGCCCGTGACGGACGAACCTGGAGAAGGCCATGA
- the tal gene encoding transaldolase produces MTTPTQQLSEAGVSIWLDDLSRGRLETGTLRKLIEEKNVVGVTTNPSIFHAAITAGTDYDATVAAQAAAGASVEETIFEITTTDVADACDLFAPVAAATKGVDGRVSIEVDPRLAWDTNGTIAEAKHLYKKVNKDNVLIKIPATIEGLEAITATLAEGISVNVTLIFSLERYRAVINAFQAGLEQAKENGHDLSKIHSVASFFVSRVDSEIDKRLDKIGTDEAKALKGKAGLANARLAYQVYEELFATERWALLAEAGALPQRPLWASTGVKDPAYPDTLYVTELVAPGVVNTMPEKTLDATFDHGVVTGDTVSGTYADANATLDALEKLGVSYNEVVALLESEGLDKFVASWKELLADVEGALASARKAS; encoded by the coding sequence ATGACTACTCCCACCCAGCAGCTCTCCGAAGCCGGAGTCTCCATCTGGCTCGATGACCTTTCCCGCGGACGCCTCGAAACCGGCACCCTCCGCAAGCTCATCGAAGAAAAGAACGTGGTTGGCGTGACCACCAACCCGTCCATCTTCCACGCAGCGATCACCGCCGGCACCGATTACGACGCCACCGTCGCTGCCCAGGCGGCAGCCGGCGCCAGCGTGGAGGAGACGATCTTCGAGATCACCACCACGGACGTCGCCGACGCCTGCGACCTGTTCGCCCCCGTGGCGGCAGCCACCAAGGGTGTTGATGGCCGCGTCTCCATCGAGGTGGACCCCCGCCTCGCCTGGGACACCAACGGCACCATCGCCGAAGCCAAGCACCTCTACAAGAAGGTCAACAAGGACAACGTCCTGATCAAGATCCCGGCCACCATCGAGGGCCTGGAAGCCATCACCGCCACACTGGCCGAAGGCATCAGCGTCAACGTCACCCTGATCTTCTCCCTCGAGCGCTACCGCGCCGTCATCAACGCCTTCCAGGCCGGCCTGGAACAGGCCAAGGAGAACGGGCACGACCTCTCGAAGATCCACTCCGTGGCATCCTTCTTCGTCTCCCGCGTGGACAGCGAAATCGACAAGCGCCTCGACAAGATCGGCACGGACGAGGCCAAGGCCCTCAAGGGCAAGGCCGGCCTGGCCAACGCCCGGCTCGCCTACCAGGTGTACGAGGAACTCTTTGCCACCGAACGCTGGGCACTCCTCGCCGAAGCAGGCGCGCTCCCCCAGCGTCCGCTGTGGGCATCCACCGGCGTGAAGGACCCGGCCTACCCGGACACCCTCTACGTGACCGAACTGGTTGCTCCCGGCGTCGTGAACACCATGCCGGAAAAGACCCTGGACGCCACCTTTGATCACGGCGTAGTCACCGGCGACACCGTCTCCGGCACCTACGCCGACGCCAACGCCACCCTGGATGCGCTCGAAAAGCTCGGCGTTTCCTACAACGAAGTCGTGGCCCTCCTGGAGTCCGAGGGCCTGGATAAGTTCGTGGCCAGCTGGAAGGAACTGCTGGCCGATGTCGAAGGCGCCCTCGCCTCTGCACGGAAGGCCTCCTAA
- a CDS encoding glucose-6-phosphate dehydrogenase assembly protein OpcA, whose amino-acid sequence MIVDLPDTTTSKVSKKLMALREQGGVIALGRVLTLVVVTKSGLEEEAIEAANDASREHPCRIIVLADAGKDAGDRLDAQIRVGGDAGASEVIVLRGYGQLAHESESLVAALLLPDAPIVAWWPHGAPENACETSIGAIAHRRITDSANEPDPQAALERIHGTYKAGDTDLAWTRLTNWRIQLAAALDEADSSPVTAVAVEGASDSPSTILLAAWLTLTLDAPVTIVADPAGTGIRRVRLTRPGGDVQLFRPGLSVAELTQPGQPAQRISLPRRSLRDCLAEELRRLDPDEVFGEVITIGLPRTNLRSVRPSER is encoded by the coding sequence ATGATTGTCGATTTGCCGGACACTACCACCTCGAAGGTGTCCAAGAAACTCATGGCCCTGAGGGAACAGGGCGGCGTGATCGCCCTGGGCCGGGTCCTGACCCTCGTGGTGGTGACGAAGTCCGGCCTCGAAGAGGAAGCGATCGAGGCCGCAAACGACGCCAGCCGGGAACACCCCTGCCGGATCATCGTCCTCGCCGACGCCGGGAAGGACGCCGGTGACCGCCTGGACGCCCAGATCCGGGTGGGCGGCGACGCCGGCGCCTCGGAGGTGATTGTGCTGCGCGGCTACGGCCAGCTCGCCCACGAAAGCGAGTCGCTCGTCGCGGCACTGCTGCTCCCGGACGCGCCGATTGTGGCCTGGTGGCCGCACGGCGCTCCGGAGAACGCCTGCGAGACGTCCATCGGCGCCATCGCGCACCGCCGGATCACGGACTCCGCGAACGAGCCCGACCCCCAGGCGGCACTTGAACGCATCCATGGCACCTACAAGGCCGGTGACACGGACCTGGCCTGGACGAGGCTGACCAACTGGCGCATCCAACTGGCTGCGGCCCTCGACGAAGCGGATTCCTCCCCCGTCACGGCCGTGGCTGTGGAAGGTGCCTCCGACTCGCCCAGCACCATCCTGCTGGCAGCCTGGCTGACCCTCACCCTGGACGCTCCCGTCACCATCGTGGCGGATCCGGCGGGAACCGGTATCCGCAGGGTCCGGCTCACGCGGCCCGGCGGCGATGTCCAGCTGTTCCGTCCCGGCCTTTCGGTGGCGGAACTCACCCAGCCCGGGCAGCCTGCCCAGCGGATCTCCCTCCCGCGCCGCAGCCTCCGTGACTGCCTCGCCGAAGAACTGCGCCGGCTCGATCCGGATGAGGTCTTCGGTGAAGTGATTACTATTGGACTGCCACGTACAAACCTAAGGAGCGTCCGGCCCAGTGAGCGTTGA